Below is a genomic region from Venturia canescens isolate UGA chromosome 1, ASM1945775v1, whole genome shotgun sequence.
tgatatgattgaCATGATGATATATTCGGAAAAAATCTAGAACGCTTCCTTGAGAGTATGGAAAAGCCTAGAGTtttcctttgaaaattttttgcttCCCCAAAAAACTCTCTAATGGTCTATAAATTgtctccaaattttataactcgatcacaaaaattttgtatgTTTCACTTCTTTCTTTAGGGACCTTTGGAAATGTTTGCATCAGAAAATGTATAAAGATTTTAGTTCGAGATACTATGATCAGTTTTTACGGCAATTTTCACTAGAATGTAACTTTATCCTTGACCTTCACTTAGAATATATTGtatgtgaaaaatattataatttttttcatacgtttGGGTGTAATGATGCATCATGCAGCCAGAGGGCTGCCATTCTTTGTCTCCTTTGTACCGACCTTCTTGTAATAACCATTTACAAGAATCACTGcctagaataaaaaaatattttattgtggatgaataatttttatcacaaaatttgTTGTCCCATTCAGCAGTATGTGTTTGGAATTTGTATATACTTGAATAATACTCAATAATACATGCACGTCAGTCATTGGACATAGTAATTCTGTTTATGTTTTTGTTTCAACTTTGGTCTGGGCTTTCGATCAAacatcatgaaaaatattgatgaattcCAATAAATTTTACCATAGATTAGGTGGATTATGCCGTGGTAAAAAATGAAGCAGACCACCAGCAGCGTAGCTAATTTTTTTGCACTTGCTACAGTAATCAGGCTAATGAAGTGTTCGGCACTTGTCATGACGGCAATTCTGATATTATATTGCCAATGACATCCACTTGTAGAAATTTCaatgcatttttatttatttatgaaacATCCTTTCCCAGGATCTATTTAACACTTCCACTTTATGTTAACATATTCTGCATTGATAAATTTCAAACCAAATTCTAATTTTAGTGATATAGGTTTTAAATTATTCATCAAGAATAATAATATCGTTTACTTTGCTTAACTCGACATCATGATTTCTTATTATgccgaaaattttttgttttgtgttcatttttcttgtttgctttgaaatatttttattttccaagtATTAGAATTCATAATGTTCGTATCCATTTTTGaagtattattttttattgttctctATCACAGTATATACACGACTCTCATTAATAACACAAATAAGAAATTATTCGTAGAAaccaaaaaatagaaatagatATAAAAACTGCTGTCACTTCAGGACGATACGGATGTTCTGCGTCAAAATACCATATCGAGTTGTATTTTGAGGTTAAAATTTTACCGGGTGTGGCGGGAGTATCAAAaacttaaattttcattttcgaagTAAAATACTTCAAGCGTAATAACGCATGATCGCTATGTatgttcaataatttttatgaGATTGATTAGTTTTTATCTTATTCCGTTACTTGATAAACTGCCGAATTTAGGCAAACATAATaacaacatattttttttaaataggtTATTGTTATGAAGGGTCTTCAGAAGTATATTAGGTAgatattttttacaatatatttttattcaggcattttatggtttttttttaaattcacacTTGATTAAACATTTGATATGAAGCAAGTTTGTCATGTTTTTGTAATCCATTACTATTCGATTTGATATTCAGAAATATCTTTAAGAAAATCAAAGGTTCACCCCAAACTTTTATTCCTTTTAAAACAGAGTATTATTGTTCCTGTATAATATATAATTCAAAACTCATAATCAAAAACGATTTTGACTGGGTCTGACGTGACGTCAAGAAATGGTTTAGTTAACGTAATTGAAAAACataagataaaaaatttcagagaaatAGTGGAAATTCACAGATTTTCTTGGAATTTCCTAAAAATTatcaattctttttctttgtgaGTATGCAACTGAGCGACGTGCTGTTAGAGCAGTTTCAAGTTCAATTGATTTCTTtattaaaaagagaaaaatgttaTTCTGAATTACTCTTTGTTGCGGGAGAAGGAGAATTCGATGCAAGATAATTCGTGCTGAATCATACATTATTAGGtcattaatttcattcgattaaactttaattgaaagtaTCCGAGCCATGGTTCACTCTGCTCTGTATAAACTTAATTGTTCTTTAAGATCATCCATTGTCGGAGATGAGAAAATATCATTACGCTCTTGTATTAATTTGAGCACAGCATTGAGCGTTTCTGATTCAGATCTGGAAGAATTGTTTTCATTAAAGtattagtaaaatattttagtTGACGCAGTAAGACATGATAGTACAATACCaagataaacgatttacgaaaaaaatgaagaattgatcttactctttttctttgtttcgttGCTGTGGAGTGAGATCTTTTTCGATTAACTTTTGCTTAGCTAATTTGAATCTGGCTTGATATCCAAATTTGAGAAAGTTTTCCTCATCTTCGGGCTCTTTGTTTTCTTCCTAAAACAGTTCAAATCGTTtggaaatcaagaaaaatcAGAGTCCTTTGTTGTATAAAGAGAAAACGTTAAAGAACGTCGTTTCTTACACGATTGATTCGACCTGCCCAGATCGTAGCAATAACAGCGGAAAAACAAATAAGAGTACTGAACACGTTGAACCAAGTTAAATCAGCGAAAATAATAGCAACATGATCAAGAAAGCAATGCAGCATGTCTAAAGTGTCTATGAAAATAAAGCAGCGGTAGAAAATTTACTACGAAAAGTAAAATCATTTAATCATTTTAATATGTTGAAGGTTATGTTCTGTATTTACATTTCGCTtcgtacaaaaataaaacaacagCTATGCTATAGCGTAGAGATAATACACGACACTGCTGTCGCTCTCTTCATTCCAAaactgtctctctctctctgtcgaCCCCCACATATGCACGCACTATATATTATTTGCTGTTATATATATAATTcaacctgaaatttcgaactgcGTTTTTTTCGAAGTTTCCTTTACAGCATTTGAcatttgatgaaaatgaaactcTAAGAGGATTAATTATAACGGTTTAGGAACCGTAATAAAATCAATATAACTGTAAATCTAGCCCAAAAGATGATGCTgagaaaattgacaaaaatattgaCGATAATAATCATAGGCAAAAAACCgatgaataaaatatgctAAAAGAAAAAGTACAAATCTGACAATCTACGTTGAATCTTTACAACCAAACTACatttaaaataataacaaatatggaaaatttaaacactgagacagaaaaaatccaaaatatcTAGTAggttaattttcgaaaattacaaaaaagacAAAATAAACGGAAATCAATTCCAGTTTATCGAAATTACATCTAAGATGATAATAATTGTGGACAATTACAGGAGAAAATATTTAACAATGTCAAAAGATAATTTTCCATATAACAATATAATGTATTTCACAAATAATCACAATAAACTTCCATAATAAAGTTCACACAACATTTGATTTCACAAGGATTttaaatcaatcataaaaacgtGGAAGAAACGAATGTTTGTAGAAGATTTTAATACGATTGACAGAGAATGGTCCGATGTTGAGTCCCAAGTGGTTTATCTTAGATCGTATAGGGGAGATCGCAACAGAAACAGAAATTATTATccttttcagaagtttgagAATCGTTGACTATCTCTTACACCACGAAATGTGCTGTAATATTTtgcaatttagaaaaaaaaattcaatgcacTTCGACTACTTTTTCAAACAGGCGGTCAAGGTGCGTTGTGTaaaagggtaaaaaaaaatttaagatgaaattttgaaagaattcaattatttttaatttttagatAAATATAACAAATTtaaagaataattttcaataataatttgtCCTTCACCGTGAGCGAGATCGGGGTCTTATGTTATCGTCGAATTGCAGCTTTTGCATATTTTTTACTCAAGGTTTTCATCCTCCTATTTGTGAGAATgcaaattattaaaattgctTCTATTCAAAATTCAGTGCACGATCTCGCCGTTCTTCGAAATCCATCTGTTCACTGCTGGTACCGAAAGTATGCCCCCGCACCTGGAAGCTGCAACACTCGACCACAGTTGGCAGTTGACCATCGATTCATCTTCACGAGAAAATATCACTTTGTATCGACATCCAGATAAAACTTGAGCTATTCCTAAAACTCATTCAAGAAAGTTTAAGTTCATTGTGTAACCAAGGAAATAAAGTGGGCAGGGACAAAAGGAAAGCATCGTCTGTGCATTATCATCTTGAATTTGGTAAGTCATAATTTCTGTCTCTAAGAGGGTAAGCAagttctagaaaaaaaaacaaaaaaaaaaaaacttcctaATTGGGACTCGGTAAGAGTTTATTTATTGTCGATTTGAACTGTATGTGTCGTCATAAACTCCAAATACAGTCTTTTTGCGACTGTGATCCTTGACAACAGTTTCGGTTCGAATCGAGTGAGCAGAAGAATTCCCAGATGGTACTTAAATTGGGTCGCACTCAACCTCCCAAGCTCCAAGTCTCAATTGGACCTTGGGGCTCCGAGAATTCACCAACCCGTCAGGATGATAAACAAATAAccgaattcaataaacatccGAATGATAAGCTGTCGTTTAAATCCGGTTGCAGGAGCTGATATCCAAGATGAGCTTGATGGGACACTCAACGGTGTTTATACGCGTGATAACATCAGGAACGAGCCCGAATAGAGACATCTTGCAATTGGCAGCGAAAATTGGCGAAGAAACATTGTCTTTGTGGATCAAACCTACAAAATCATCTGCGCCGTTGGCGGTACCGGAAATCGATGGATTAGAAATCTGGGAATACGACTTGTACCTTTATGGTCGAAAACTACCGAGTTTGTCGCTGAGAATTGCTTTGCAATTTTTCTACAGATTTCTAAGGTTACCATTCAGCCGAACATGTGTGCTCGTTACCCATACTGAGAAAAATGACTTGGAACTCTTGATTCAAgccattaagaaaaaaaacatgaagccTGAATTCAAACATATTATTAAAAGGGTATGTAATGTTATGCCAATTTTCAAAGAAGATCTTTGGAACTCATTTACCCTAGTGGACGTCACAATGCCCACTCTAGTACGGAATTTgctaaacaaaaaatattttgaaaaagaatctGAACCAACGGCTTATTTGGAATTTCTCAAAGAGCTTTTTCACAAGTTCATAATATCGAACTATCAGCTGGATACATACTTAATTTATCCCTGGTAGGATTTCCCCGGCTACCTCATCTCAATCAATCAGATTCCTTTGAACCAGGCTTTATTCATTGACTTCAGACCTACGAAtacacgataaaaaaattattattcttcaACCGGACAACAGGAAGAACTCGTTTACGTTATGGAGAACAGGATTCGGTTGATCAGCTTACCGGCATCCAGGATTTACTTGACTAAGAAACGACCCAGAAATTTGATCCATTTTTTCCAAGATACTTAATCAATTGTCAAAAAATCTGAAACAAAAAGCATATCCACTCGGAGCGAAATGTTATTTTGGAGTTTTTAACGAACGAAACTCAGGACGAAGGAGTATTTCAAAGATGCGGTGGGGCGAGAAGAATCGAAACAGGCTACGTCGTTGTGCAATATTCAATAGAAAATTTATGAGTAGATTCGTCACGTACAACAGACTCGACAATTCACTCCTGTTCCTGAAACATCATCGATGATTaacaacttgaattaattagcATTAATTATTGCCAATGTAATGTTCTGTGATGTAAAACACTATTTCGATGACGATTCTATTATTTTAAAGCAACTAAACCCGAGTGTAAAATAGACTCTGAGTAGCTCTGCTTAATCAGGAGCGCAATACTTTCCAAATGGAGTTCAACTACGTTAGTTGGTTgcaaaattcaacaattttttttataaaaatcgtatCAAGAGATGCGGTAGAGGCTCGACACCAAAGATTTTtatgcataaaaaaattagaaacaataaaaacttttttttaatactttaaAGGCAATCGGATACTTCtcattcgttgattttttgccGATTGGTTTTCATTGAGAAATTTTATGGGTGTAAATCGTCGTTGATACAGCGCtctctcgttgaaaaaaccCAGCAGAAAGGTGCATTTGATCGGGTTATTTCCTGAACAAATAATGCAATAAATTGCCAGTtgatttcgatttatttttgtatggGTTCCACTGGGATGTCCGTCCTAGGCAGGATTACTGAAATTCATCTTTTACGAATCTCCTTTGAAGAAACCTTTATCGAGATGAGTTTCTATCTtcaaacaacaaatttctgaTTTCACAATcgggaatttcaattttctcataaTTAAGCATTAATGAGCGTCCCATTAGAAAACTTAATGCTTTTAAGAATCGTTGGCTGCATTCATCATATGTGACGACGTAAAATAAAAGTTAattagacataaaaaaaaacgatccatTTTAATGACAAACGACTCTTAAAAAGCTCCatcatcgaaataaatttcagaaaatttttcaaggaaTATTACCATCGTCCATGAAATACAACCATTTCtagattgctcgatcgttaAAAAAGTGTAAAATTAACGATTCGATCGAAATACTTTAGTAAGGTTCTTGTATAAAAAAAGGCTTTCCAAACGTCGCAAAGCAATGGGAAGGTagcgaaaaaatgttctccaGTATCACAAAGtatgttaaaaaaatcgttgattttattcattattttatttctaattgACTGTTTGTTGATGGGAGCACGGTCTTTCTGAAAATAAGCCTGCTCAATCTTCCCACCCTCAAAAAAATCGTCCGTAATAAAAGCTTTGACTAGCTTGCCGAAAAATGTTCTCAACGAGTCTTTTCGTATAATTGTACATTCCAAAATTGATATCggaatgt
It encodes:
- the LOC122419039 gene encoding uncharacterized protein, producing the protein MLHCFLDHVAIIFADLTWFNVFSTLICFSAVIATIWAGRINREENKEPEDEENFLKFGYQARFKLAKQKLIEKDLTPQQRNKEKESESETLNAVLKLIQERNDIFSSPTMDDLKEQLSLYRAE